One Setaria viridis chromosome 3, Setaria_viridis_v4.0, whole genome shotgun sequence DNA window includes the following coding sequences:
- the LOC117849635 gene encoding replication protein A 70 kDa DNA-binding subunit C — protein MAAPAQLTPGGVVAVSNHADGEGTLQPVLQVVDVRRVTQKNQNPSASERYRMVLSDGVHALQSMLATAENHHIRDGTIQKGSIIHLQEFTCSTIHNRRIIIIIKLEVLQSECDIIGNSKPYEVNVPTEQPPNLPANAAQVNSGPYSSGPGVLGSSVAPRAAQVANNVNLPTEQPPNLLANAAQVNSGPYSSGPGMLGSSVAPRPAQIANNENLPTEHSPNFPANAAQVNSGPYSSGTVMLGSSVAPRAAQVANNVNLPTEQSPNFPANAAQVNSGLYSSGTGMLGSSVAPRAAQVANNVSHGGSYGGYPGTVGPSIGRAVEPVPNVSSGGSYGFYGTASAHNTMHADMMQSNLQQPSLNSHQNQRFAVPAMAGGSGTPGNTYGRPAQSFYQQPPPGHMNRGPVTKNEATRAAVPVAQLNPYQERWTIKARVASKTDLRHFNNPRGPGKVFSFDLLDASGEIRATCFNAQADQFFDLIEVDKVYLISRGSLKPAQKKFNPLNHEYEITVDFRTSIEVCPSDDSSIPRQQYNFRQISEIENIEVGAIVDLVGIVTSVNPSATITRKDGSEAQKRTLQLKDMSGRSVEITFWGKFCDAEGQQLQLQCDSGLNPVLALKSVRVTEFSGRSVSSISSTQLKINPDFPEAEKLQRWYVTEGKTAACVSLSVASMGKTDVRKTVVQIKDENLGRSEKPDWITVKGTVSHLNTDNFCYPACTMEVNGRQCNKKVINNGDGTWHCDRCDQSLPNCEYRYLLMCQIQDHTGLTYANAFQEAGVEIMGCGAEELYNMKEEDTERFADIIQGVRWQQFLFKLKVYEETFNDEQRVKCSIVKAEKLDLSRECSYLLKGIGALLQDDTGSPSEVQGAMAYSAGLNTSGAGQGMPASNSAYATSMGTPRYGETGNQLGQQANTYGGVSTPLSATRNVETCMGCGSSGHNAQSCPASMYRQQQPAANTASSYVSSPGDAGSGRCFRCNQPGHFANACPGVGAASGGYGRQPYVRATNY, from the coding sequence gatcattattattatcAAACTTGAAGTTCTGCAAAGTGAGTGTGACATAATTGGAAACTCGAAACCCTATGAGGTAAATGTACCTACAGAGCAGCCCCCCAACTTACCGGCCAATGCTGCTCAAGTTAATAGCGGACCATATTCCAGTGGCCCAGGCGTGCTGGGATCTTCTGTTGCTCCAAGGGCAGCTCAGGTTGCTAATAATGTAAACCTTCCTACTGAGCAGCCCCCTAACTTACTGGCCAATGCTGCACAAGTTAATAGCGGACCATATTCCAGTGGCCCAGGCATGCTGGGATCTTCTGTTGCTCCAAGGCCAGCTCAGATTGCTAATAATGAAAACCTTCCTACTGAACATTCCCCCAACTTCCCGGCCAATGCTGCTCAAGTTAATAGTGGACCATATTCCAGTGGCACAGTCATGCTGGGATCTTCTGTTGCTCCAAGGGCAGCTCAGGTTGCTAATAATGTAAACCTACCTACTGAGCAGTCCCCCAATTTCCCGGCCAATGCTGCTCAAGTTAATAGTGGACTATATTCCAGTGGCACAGGCATGCTGGGATCTTCAGTTGCTCCAAGGGCAGCTCAGGTTGCTAATAATGTATCACATGGTGGATCTTATGGTGGTTATCCGGGTACGGTGGGCCCTTCAATTGGTCGGGCAGTAGAACCGGTTCCCAATGTGTCATCTGGTGGCTCTTATGGTTTTTATGGTACAGCTTCAGCACACAATACAATGCATGCTGACATGATGCAGTCAAACTTGCAGCAGCCTTCACTGAACTCTCACCAGAACCAAAGGTTTGCAGTTCCTGCCATGGCTGGTGGCAGTGGTACTCCTGGCAATACTTACGGCCGCCCTGCACAGTCCTTTTATCAGCAACCACCTCCAGGGCATATGAATAGAGGTCCTGTTACCAAGAATGAAGCTACCCGTGCTGCTGTCCCAGTGGCTCAGTTGAACCCCTACCAAGAAAGATGGACAATCAAGGCTAGAGTGGCTTCAAAGACTGATCTTAGACACTTTAACAATCCGAGAGGTCCTGGAAAAGTCTTCTCCTTTGATCTCCTTGATGCAAGTGGAGAAATCCGTGCAACATGCTTCAATGCGCAGGCTGATCAGTTTTTTGACCTAATTGAGGTTGATAAGGTGTACCTGATATCTAGAGGGTCGCTGAAACCTGCACAGAAAAAGTTTAACCCTTTGAATCATGAGTACGAAATAACTGTGGATTTCAGAACTTCTATTGAAGTTTGCCCTAGTGATGATAGCAGCATCCCTAGGCAGCAGTACAATTTCCGGCAGATAAGTGAAATTGAGAACATTGAGGTTGGTGCTATTGTGGACTTGGTTGGGATTGTTACATCAGTTAACCCTTCTGCCACAATAACGCGAAAGGATGGTTCGGAAGCCCAGAAAAGAACTCTTCAACTGAAAGACATGTCTGGTCGAAGTGTAGAAATAACCTTTTGGGGGAAATTCTGTGATGCTGAAGGCCAGCAGCTGCAGTTGCAGTGTGATTCTGGTTTGAATCCTGTACTAGCTTTGAAAAGTGTTCGTGTTACTGAATTCAGTGGTAGATCTGTGAGCTCAATCAGCTCAACCCAATTAAAAATAAACCCAGACTTTCCTGAGGCTGAGAAGCTGCAGCGCTGGTATGTAACTGAAGGAAAGACTGCTGCTTGTGTTTCTTTGTCAGTGGCAAGTATGGGCAAGACTGATGTACGGAAAACAGTTGTGCAAATCAAGGATGAAAATCTGGGGCGATCAGAGAAGCCAGACTGGATCACTGTTAAAGGTACAGTTTCGCATTTGAACACTGATAACTTTTGTTACCCTGCCTGCACCATGGAGGTGAATGGTAGGCAGTGCAACAAAAAGGTGATAAATAACGGTGACGGGACATGGCATTGTGACAGATGCGACCAGAGCTTACCAAATTGTGAGTATAGGTACTTACTGATGTGTCAGATCCAGGATCATACTGGGCTCACCTATGCTAATGCATTCCAAGAGGCTGGTGTGGAGATAATGGGCTGCGGCGCCGAAGAGCTTTACAACATGAAAGAAGAAGACACGGAACGATTTGCAGATATCATACAGGGGGTTCGCTGGCAGCAGTTTCTATTCAAGCTGAAAGTCTATGAGGAGACCTTTAATGACGAGCAGCGCGTCAAGTGCAGCATTGTGAAAGCTGAGAAGCTTGATCTGTCGAGAGAGTGCTCTTACCTTCTGAAGGGGATTGGTGCCCTATTGCAGGATGATACGGGCTCACCTTCTGAGGTGCAAGGTGCCATGGCCTATAGTGCTGGTCTCAATACCTCGGGCGCTGGACAAGGCATGCCAGCCTCCAACAGTGCCTATGCCACGAGTATGGGCACTCCAAGGTATGGGGAGACCGGGAACCAGCTTGGGCAGCAAGCAAACACATACGGTGGGGTGTCCACTCCATTATCTGCGACACGGAATGTGGAGACCTGCATGGGTTGCGGGTCAAGCGGGCACAATGCCCAGAGCTGTCCTGCAAGCATGTATaggcagcagcagcctgctGCGAACACGGCTAGCTCCTATGTCTCTTCACCTGGCGATGCTGGCTCTGGTCGGTGTTTCAGATGCAATCAGCCTGGGCACTTTGCCAACGCTTGCCCTGGTGTGGGTGCTGCATCAGGAGGGTATGGTAGGCAGCCCTACGTTAGGGCTACGAATTACTGA